One genomic segment of Lebetimonas natsushimae includes these proteins:
- a CDS encoding PDC sensor domain-containing protein has protein sequence MYIKEIQEFQKIRKEARAYFCYLMQRNIPNRLPNIGVDVVYEGLLRIINELPEANVAYILDANGKQISKMITNKNKFKEINIELNQSNRTYFYKAVKEKKCIITDPYPSLVGGEIVISAAYPVFNDRGDLLYVAVIDIPLEKILKFIHKERGDVWFINFNKVIYAIFSAALFAIVVLLFYYGVKMFFTYTISNIDVKKMFESTILITLSLAIFDLVKTIMSEEVVGEKEEHPFAIHKTMIKFLGSIIIALAIEGLMMVFKSAMVAPEKLKYAALLLISVTLLLFALAYYMKNVGKDIK, from the coding sequence ATGTATATAAAAGAAATTCAGGAATTTCAGAAAATCCGTAAAGAAGCCAGGGCATATTTTTGTTACTTAATGCAAAGAAACATACCAAACAGACTTCCAAATATCGGAGTGGATGTAGTGTATGAAGGTTTGCTTAGAATAATTAATGAGCTTCCCGAAGCAAATGTTGCATATATTCTTGATGCAAACGGCAAACAGATAAGTAAAATGATTACAAATAAAAATAAATTTAAAGAAATAAATATTGAATTAAACCAGTCAAACAGAACATATTTTTATAAAGCCGTAAAAGAGAAAAAATGTATTATAACAGACCCTTATCCAAGTCTGGTAGGGGGAGAAATTGTAATAAGCGCCGCGTATCCCGTTTTTAATGATAGGGGTGATTTACTGTATGTCGCTGTTATAGATATTCCACTTGAAAAAATTTTAAAATTTATCCACAAGGAAAGAGGCGACGTATGGTTTATTAATTTCAATAAAGTAATTTATGCCATTTTCAGTGCAGCTTTGTTTGCCATTGTGGTACTTCTTTTTTATTACGGGGTTAAAATGTTTTTTACTTATACCATCAGTAATATAGATGTTAAGAAAATGTTTGAGTCAACTATTTTAATTACCCTCTCTCTTGCTATTTTTGATTTGGTAAAAACTATTATGAGTGAAGAGGTCGTCGGAGAAAAAGAAGAACATCCTTTCGCCATACATAAAACAATGATTAAATTTTTGGGAAGTATTATTATAGCTTTGGCCATTGAAGGGCTTATGATGGTGTTCAAATCCGCAATGGTAGCACCTGAAAAATTAAAATATGCGGCTCTTTTACTTATATCCGTCACGTTGCTTTTATTTGCGCTTGCATATTATATGAAAAATGTAGGTAAAGATATAAAATAA
- a CDS encoding response regulator transcription factor yields the protein MNLLIVEDDLPLANALKKVLEKNNFSVNITGDGEEAFNEILENDYDVYLLDINLPKLDGHKLLKLIKHKNPDAIVIMITASAEIEDIEKAYNHGCNEYIKKPFHAKELLIRIKNLLNKQKENNNDDEIIIDNLRFIKSTMDLFIDDKPVDLRKKERRLLYILITNLNRTVPKEEIINFVWEGEKKENYPLRQLVSSLKSKLNNKYIVSVVGIGYKFVKA from the coding sequence ATGAATTTATTAATAGTGGAAGATGATTTACCTTTGGCAAATGCCCTGAAAAAGGTTTTAGAAAAAAATAATTTTAGTGTAAATATAACTGGTGACGGAGAAGAGGCTTTTAATGAAATTTTAGAAAATGATTATGATGTTTATTTGCTTGATATAAATTTGCCGAAACTTGACGGGCATAAGTTATTAAAACTTATCAAGCATAAAAATCCTGATGCAATAGTGATTATGATAACAGCATCTGCTGAAATTGAAGATATAGAAAAAGCATATAATCATGGATGTAATGAATATATTAAAAAACCTTTTCATGCAAAGGAACTTTTAATTAGAATAAAGAATTTATTAAATAAACAAAAAGAAAATAATAATGATGATGAAATTATCATTGACAATCTAAGGTTTATAAAAAGTACAATGGATCTATTTATTGATGATAAACCAGTTGATCTTAGAAAAAAAGAAAGAAGACTTTTGTATATTTTAATTACCAATTTAAACAGAACTGTTCCTAAAGAAGAAATTATAAATTTTGTGTGGGAAGGTGAAAAAAAGGAAAATTATCCGTTAAGACAATTGGTTAGTTCATTAAAATCAAAATTAAACAATAAATATATTGTAAGTGTTGTTGGTATAGGGTATAAATTTGTTAAAGCATAA
- the maf gene encoding septum formation inhibitor Maf, translating into MIILCSSSSTRAELLKKTGIEFIQKSCDFDEEKLNFTDPYEFVINASWGKFKECVKCFNDEIITADTVVTDGKNILRKAKSREDAKKLLLAQSGKEIKIITSMWVKINGKVYGRCDETIYEFFEFDESDLEKYLDSNEWQGKAGACMVEGFCKKYIKNVKGYESTAMGLCIEELINILKEEKCI; encoded by the coding sequence ATGATTATACTCTGTTCTTCATCGAGCACCAGGGCTGAATTATTAAAAAAAACAGGGATTGAGTTTATTCAGAAAAGCTGTGATTTTGATGAAGAAAAACTTAATTTTACAGATCCTTACGAATTTGTAATAAATGCTAGCTGGGGAAAATTCAAAGAATGTGTTAAATGTTTTAATGATGAAATAATAACAGCCGATACTGTGGTAACTGACGGTAAGAATATTCTAAGAAAGGCAAAATCACGTGAGGATGCCAAAAAATTGCTTTTAGCGCAAAGCGGAAAAGAGATAAAAATTATAACTTCTATGTGGGTTAAAATCAACGGTAAGGTTTACGGAAGATGTGATGAGACTATATATGAGTTTTTTGAATTTGATGAATCAGATTTAGAAAAATATTTAGATTCAAATGAATGGCAGGGGAAAGCCGGAGCATGTATGGTGGAAGGGTTTTGCAAAAAATATATAAAAAATGTAAAAGGTTATGAATCTACAGCCATGGGATTGTGTATAGAAGAGTTGATTAATATTTTAAAGGAAGAAAAATGTATATAA
- a CDS encoding sensor histidine kinase, translating to MLKHKFSINELLFFFFFFFFLIISLIVYAQYFKAKEILFNNFVNKHKIEALTIKDKFKNIFDKSLYIYKIHEKINIKNTFRLNGFYKNGKFNIQKASKILNSTLDIGKYEIFQIDRNYKIINGTYTPDIGYDLGKFPAFRKILDDVFNEKKKIDISPIYLDVASKNLKQYYLTRSYDGKYLLQLAYVLDIYPKLKEIYHFVKPAIKDLKLYLVSKYLIYPVNFEKRFDKKLPLNKIWAFSKNFLLYFSEDKDIAKKSSIEIMDYIINIFKKHNNIIYKLEDNSLKMFVLVNGIVNNKDNRLIIEMDFDLTSLKQSQKKLFENFLIILILITFFILFFYFFAKKYFIKNINLLVNAFKERKKCQMKDSFIKELAELKSNYNMLFKQLNDEINKNRQLLYLNRRFIVDTIHQIRTPLNVILLNIELLRDSCNEEEILDEIDAAVSMLSNSYEDLAYISSNNVVEYKPENIDVSEVLKERIDFFGRIAKSHNKKFICEIDNNLFFIINKIELERIIDNNISNSIKYSKGEDIFISLKKEKNKYILKFETLGDKIKDSKNIFEKNYREHTHKRGLGIGLNIVKQICEKYNIKYMHYYQNSKNVFEYHFMLKF from the coding sequence TTGTTAAAGCATAAATTTTCTATTAATGAACTGCTTTTTTTCTTTTTCTTTTTCTTTTTTTTGATTATCAGTTTAATAGTGTATGCTCAATATTTTAAAGCAAAAGAAATTTTATTTAACAATTTTGTAAATAAACATAAAATAGAAGCTTTGACTATAAAAGACAAATTTAAAAACATATTTGATAAATCCCTTTATATTTATAAAATACATGAAAAAATAAATATAAAAAATACGTTTAGGTTAAATGGATTTTATAAAAACGGTAAATTTAATATACAAAAAGCTTCCAAAATTTTAAATTCCACTTTGGATATTGGAAAATATGAAATTTTTCAGATAGACAGAAATTATAAAATAATAAACGGTACATATACTCCCGATATTGGATATGATTTGGGAAAATTTCCGGCTTTTAGAAAAATTTTAGACGATGTTTTTAATGAAAAAAAGAAAATAGATATTTCACCTATTTATTTAGATGTTGCTTCTAAAAATCTGAAACAGTATTATTTAACACGTTCATATGATGGAAAATATTTACTTCAGCTGGCTTATGTTTTGGATATTTATCCCAAATTAAAAGAAATATATCATTTTGTAAAACCTGCAATTAAGGATTTAAAATTATATTTAGTTAGTAAATATTTAATTTATCCTGTCAATTTTGAAAAAAGATTTGATAAAAAATTACCTTTAAATAAAATATGGGCATTTTCAAAAAATTTTTTATTGTATTTCAGTGAAGATAAAGATATTGCCAAAAAAAGCAGTATAGAAATAATGGATTATATTATAAATATTTTTAAAAAGCATAATAATATTATTTATAAACTGGAAGATAACAGTTTAAAAATGTTTGTATTAGTTAACGGTATTGTTAACAATAAAGACAACAGGTTAATAATAGAGATGGATTTTGACTTGACAAGTTTAAAACAATCACAAAAAAAATTATTTGAAAATTTTTTGATAATTCTTATTTTGATTACATTTTTTATTTTGTTTTTTTATTTTTTTGCTAAAAAATATTTTATTAAAAATATCAATCTATTAGTTAATGCATTTAAGGAAAGAAAAAAATGCCAGATGAAAGATTCTTTTATTAAGGAATTGGCTGAATTAAAAAGCAATTATAATATGTTGTTTAAACAGTTAAACGACGAAATAAATAAAAATAGACAGCTTTTATATTTAAACAGACGTTTTATTGTAGATACCATTCATCAAATCAGAACCCCCCTTAATGTAATTTTGTTAAATATAGAATTATTAAGGGATTCCTGCAATGAGGAGGAAATTTTAGATGAAATAGATGCGGCTGTTTCTATGCTTAGCAATTCTTATGAGGATTTGGCATATATTTCTTCTAATAATGTTGTTGAATATAAACCTGAAAATATCGATGTTTCAGAAGTTTTAAAGGAGAGAATCGATTTTTTTGGCAGGATTGCAAAATCACATAATAAAAAATTTATCTGTGAGATTGATAATAATCTGTTTTTTATTATAAATAAAATAGAACTTGAAAGAATTATTGATAATAATATTTCAAATTCAATTAAATACTCAAAAGGCGAAGATATATTTATATCTTTAAAAAAAGAGAAAAATAAATATATATTGAAATTTGAAACACTAGGGGATAAGATAAAAGATTCAAAAAATATTTTTGAAAAAAATTACAGAGAGCATACTCATAAAAGAGGACTGGGGATCGGACTTAATATAGTAAAACAGATATGTGAAAAATATAATATTAAATATATGCATTATTATCAAAATTCAAAAAATGTTTTTGAATATCATTTTATGTTAAAATTTTAA